The Limnochorda sp. LNt genome includes a region encoding these proteins:
- a CDS encoding TIGR00282 family metallophosphoesterase, translated as MRILLVGDVVGRPGRRAVRALLPQVVAETGADLVVANGENAAGGFGLTRETTQELLDSGIDVITTGNHIWDRREMLACIDEFPQMVRPANYPPGTPGQGMTVVRSRKGGHPVAVINLMGRTFMTPLDCPFRTADRLLEELGEATRIVVVDFHAEATAEKVAMGWHLDGRVSVVFGTHTHVPTADERVLPGGTAYITDLGMAGPMDGIIGMAREPVLRHLLTALPHRFEVAAGPSRVDMALVELDPRTGRAHAIQRLHRYFGAD; from the coding sequence ATGCGCATCCTGCTCGTCGGAGACGTGGTCGGACGTCCGGGGCGGCGCGCCGTGCGCGCGCTGCTCCCCCAGGTGGTCGCCGAGACCGGGGCCGACTTGGTGGTGGCCAACGGCGAGAATGCCGCCGGTGGCTTCGGGTTGACCCGGGAGACCACCCAGGAGCTCCTGGACAGCGGCATCGACGTCATCACCACCGGCAACCACATCTGGGATCGTCGCGAGATGCTGGCCTGCATCGACGAGTTTCCCCAGATGGTGCGGCCGGCCAACTATCCGCCCGGCACGCCGGGACAGGGGATGACCGTGGTCAGGAGCCGCAAGGGCGGCCACCCGGTCGCGGTCATCAACTTGATGGGCCGCACCTTCATGACGCCCCTGGACTGCCCCTTCCGCACAGCCGACCGCCTGCTGGAGGAGCTGGGCGAGGCCACCCGGATCGTCGTCGTCGACTTCCACGCCGAGGCCACCGCCGAGAAGGTGGCCATGGGCTGGCACCTGGACGGGCGCGTCAGCGTCGTCTTCGGCACCCACACCCACGTGCCCACCGCGGACGAGCGGGTGCTGCCCGGGGGCACCGCCTACATCACGGACCTGGGGATGGCCGGTCCCATGGACGGCATCATCGGCATGGCCCGCGAGCCCGTGCTGCGCCACCTCCTGACGGCCCTGCCCCACCGTTTCGAGGTGGCCGCCGGCCCCTCCCGCGTCGACATGGCCCTCGTCGAGCTCGACCCCCGGACCGGACGGGCGCACGCCATCCAGCGCCTGCATCGCTACTTCGGCGCCGACTGA
- a CDS encoding dodecin family protein, whose protein sequence is MEGRIRVAVIKVIELVGESKTGWEDAVRQAVKQAAKTVRNISGVEVLNWTANVNPADGSIVEYKADVQVAFKVDGTD, encoded by the coding sequence GTGGAGGGTCGGATCCGCGTGGCGGTCATCAAGGTGATCGAGCTGGTCGGCGAGTCCAAGACGGGCTGGGAGGACGCCGTGCGCCAGGCCGTCAAGCAGGCGGCCAAGACGGTGCGCAACATCAGCGGCGTCGAAGTGCTCAACTGGACAGCCAACGTCAACCCCGCCGACGGCAGCATCGTCGAGTACAAAGCCGACGTCCAGGTGGCCTTCAAGGTGGACGGGACGGACTGA
- the spoVAC gene encoding stage V sporulation protein AC, whose amino-acid sequence MASQTQTQARQAQVDYQQFASRRRPRPRYLRNALLAFLTGGLIALIGQALAAWFASRGLPMDQASGRAAVTLVFLGALLTGLGVYDEIARFGGAGAAIPITGFANSITAPAMEFAREGYVFGLAARMFQVAGPVIVYGTATAVAVGLIRHLLLRG is encoded by the coding sequence GTGGCCTCCCAGACCCAGACGCAGGCCCGGCAGGCTCAGGTCGACTACCAGCAGTTCGCCAGCCGCCGCCGCCCCCGGCCCCGCTACCTGCGCAACGCGCTGCTGGCCTTCCTGACGGGGGGCCTCATCGCCCTGATCGGCCAGGCCCTGGCCGCGTGGTTCGCCTCCCGGGGCCTGCCCATGGATCAGGCGTCGGGGCGGGCGGCGGTCACCCTCGTCTTCCTGGGCGCGCTGCTGACGGGGCTGGGCGTCTACGACGAGATCGCCCGCTTCGGCGGGGCGGGGGCGGCCATCCCCATCACGGGCTTCGCCAACAGCATCACGGCGCCGGCCATGGAGTTCGCCCGGGAGGGCTACGTCTTCGGCCTGGCGGCGCGGATGTTCCAGGTGGCGGGGCCCGTCATCGTCTACGGCACGGCGACCGCGGTGGCCGTCGGCCTGATCCGCCACCTCCTGCTGCGGGGGTGA
- the spoVAD gene encoding stage V sporulation protein AD, whose product MSTPVQAPEAGQATAPRRLGRGTLRFLLPPKVIAGFAVVGPMEGKGPMAGYMDTTLEDTYYGERCWERTESKMLKEAVQQAIARAGLSEQDVDVALTTDLLNQCVGSSFAMRSVQVPHVGIFCACAGFASGLALAASLVDGGFARAAVVGASSHHDAAERQYRFPTELGIQRPPTAQWTVTGAGAVVVTGGDAAGPMQITHATLGQVRDMGLKDPYDMGSAMVPAAAETLVRHLQETGRRVEDYDWVLTGDLGRVGSRILIDWLKERHGIDIDGRHSDCGAMMYDASEQDVHAGGSGLGASACVVSGYLFKAMGRGLVNRVLLIGTGSLHSPTTHFQGESIPVVAHAVCLERPGTR is encoded by the coding sequence GTGAGCACGCCGGTCCAGGCGCCCGAGGCCGGGCAGGCGACGGCCCCGCGCCGGCTCGGGCGCGGCACCTTGCGGTTCCTGCTGCCGCCCAAGGTGATCGCCGGCTTCGCCGTCGTGGGGCCCATGGAGGGCAAGGGCCCCATGGCGGGCTACATGGATACCACGCTGGAGGACACCTACTACGGCGAGAGGTGCTGGGAGCGCACCGAGAGCAAGATGCTCAAGGAGGCGGTCCAGCAGGCCATCGCCCGTGCGGGCCTGAGCGAGCAAGACGTGGACGTGGCGCTGACCACGGACCTGCTCAACCAGTGCGTGGGCAGCAGCTTCGCCATGCGCTCGGTCCAGGTGCCCCATGTCGGCATCTTCTGCGCCTGCGCCGGATTCGCCTCGGGCCTGGCCCTGGCGGCCTCCCTGGTGGACGGGGGGTTCGCCCGTGCGGCGGTGGTGGGCGCCTCCAGCCACCACGACGCGGCCGAGCGGCAGTATCGCTTCCCGACGGAGCTGGGCATCCAGCGCCCGCCGACGGCCCAGTGGACGGTGACGGGTGCGGGGGCCGTGGTGGTCACGGGGGGCGACGCCGCCGGTCCCATGCAGATCACGCACGCCACGCTGGGCCAGGTCCGGGACATGGGACTCAAGGACCCCTACGACATGGGATCGGCCATGGTGCCGGCCGCTGCCGAGACGCTGGTGCGCCATCTGCAGGAGACGGGGCGCCGCGTGGAGGACTACGACTGGGTCCTGACGGGCGATCTGGGTCGGGTGGGCTCCCGCATCCTGATCGACTGGCTCAAGGAGCGCCACGGCATCGACATCGACGGGCGCCACAGCGACTGCGGCGCCATGATGTACGATGCTTCGGAGCAGGATGTCCACGCCGGTGGCAGCGGACTCGGGGCGTCGGCGTGCGTCGTCTCGGGGTACCTCTTCAAGGCCATGGGCCGTGGCCTGGTCAACCGGGTGCTGCTCATCGGCACGGGCAGCCTCCACAGCCCCACCACCCACTTCCAGGGCGAGAGCATCCCGGTGGTGGCCCATGCCGTCTGCCTGGAGCGGCCCGGCACCCGGTGA
- a CDS encoding SpoVA/SpoVAEb family sporulation membrane protein: MQYLLAFVVGGLICAIGQLIIDGTRLTAGHTMVLFVVAGAVLSGLGLYEPLVRLAGAGAFVPVSNFGHVLTKGIVDHLGREGLWGALSGAFEVAGAAIAASILFGFAMAVIFHPRG, from the coding sequence GTGCAGTACCTGCTGGCGTTCGTCGTGGGCGGGCTCATCTGCGCCATCGGACAGCTCATCATCGACGGCACCCGGCTGACCGCCGGCCACACCATGGTGCTGTTCGTGGTGGCGGGGGCGGTGCTGTCGGGTCTGGGGCTGTACGAGCCCCTGGTGCGCCTGGCCGGGGCCGGTGCGTTCGTGCCCGTCTCCAACTTCGGCCACGTGCTGACCAAGGGGATCGTCGACCACCTGGGACGGGAGGGACTGTGGGGCGCGCTCTCGGGGGCTTTCGAGGTGGCAGGCGCGGCCATCGCGGCCTCCATCCTCTTCGGCTTCGCCATGGCGGTCATCTTCCACCCGAGGGGATGA
- a CDS encoding phage holin family protein produces MDWVRAAVRFVVSAVVLMFVGAIVPGFRTLGFWNALLAALVIAALGWLVETVLGRNVSPYGRGLVGFIVSAVVIWAAQFLVPGMSVTILGALLASLIIGIVDLFVPTTLR; encoded by the coding sequence GTGGATTGGGTTCGGGCAGCGGTCCGGTTCGTGGTCTCGGCAGTGGTGCTGATGTTCGTGGGGGCCATCGTGCCGGGATTCCGCACCCTCGGCTTTTGGAACGCCCTGCTGGCTGCTCTCGTCATCGCGGCCCTGGGCTGGCTGGTGGAGACGGTGCTGGGGCGCAACGTCTCGCCCTATGGACGCGGCCTGGTGGGCTTCATCGTCTCCGCGGTGGTCATCTGGGCGGCCCAGTTCCTCGTGCCCGGGATGTCGGTCACCATCCTCGGCGCGCTGCTGGCCTCGCTCATCATCGGCATCGTCGACCTCTTCGTGCCGACCACCCTGCGCTGA
- a CDS encoding spore germination protein, with protein MRPRPLRPIKAPIPLSRLEDGRRPTIDGQPPRVDGAQSPPESIEPTVSAIAQGMGQERSFDVIVRRIRVAGREAALIHLDGFIQPVPAMRIMQGLMQLPAEALQKEAERRLEQELVPYFELTWVAGPQEAIDEILVGQAALVVAGLSRILLLDLRQYPARSVEEPDLERVTRGAREGFTEVGLVNVNLIRRRLRDPHLRVEALKVGVRSKTDVFLLYVEDLAPKAFVDDIRRRLVEIRADALPMGSKNLEEYLSAPRLNPFPKVRYTERPDVAASHLLEGYVVVLTDTSPAAMILPANVWQFTQHAEEYVQAPLVGTYLRWVRFVGIAASLVLVPLWVALVSQKAALPSWLQWIGPREPGIVPVWLQLLLLTLGLDIIRMALIHTPTALATSIGLVGAVLLGQFAVEAGLFTNEAVLYSALAAIGSFTTPALEFALAARLFQYPLIALAAWLGLAGLVVGLVGMIYVMALTRSFFLPYLWPLAPLDRQALGRLLWRHPIPSVRQHLAPRPDRADR; from the coding sequence ATGCGTCCGAGACCCCTGAGGCCCATCAAGGCCCCCATACCCCTCTCCCGACTCGAGGACGGCCGGAGGCCCACCATCGACGGGCAGCCGCCCCGGGTCGACGGAGCGCAGTCGCCCCCCGAGTCCATCGAGCCGACGGTATCGGCCATCGCCCAGGGGATGGGGCAGGAGCGGAGCTTCGACGTCATCGTGCGCCGCATCCGGGTGGCGGGCCGGGAGGCCGCCCTCATCCACCTGGACGGCTTCATCCAGCCGGTGCCGGCCATGCGGATCATGCAGGGCCTCATGCAGCTCCCGGCGGAGGCGCTCCAAAAGGAGGCCGAGCGGCGGCTCGAGCAGGAGCTGGTGCCCTACTTCGAGCTGACGTGGGTGGCCGGCCCTCAGGAGGCCATCGACGAGATCCTGGTAGGGCAGGCCGCCCTGGTGGTGGCGGGCCTCTCGCGGATCCTGCTGCTGGACCTGCGGCAGTATCCGGCCCGATCCGTGGAGGAGCCGGACCTGGAGCGGGTCACGCGGGGCGCTCGCGAGGGCTTCACCGAGGTCGGGCTGGTCAACGTCAACCTGATCCGCCGGCGGCTGCGCGACCCCCACCTGCGGGTGGAGGCCCTCAAGGTCGGGGTGCGCTCCAAGACCGACGTCTTCTTGCTGTACGTCGAGGATCTGGCGCCCAAGGCCTTCGTCGACGACATCCGGCGCCGTCTGGTGGAGATCCGGGCCGACGCGCTGCCGATGGGCTCCAAGAACCTGGAGGAGTACCTGTCGGCCCCCCGGCTCAACCCCTTCCCCAAGGTGCGCTACACGGAGCGCCCCGACGTGGCGGCCAGCCACCTGCTCGAGGGCTACGTCGTGGTGCTGACCGACACGTCGCCCGCGGCCATGATCCTGCCCGCCAACGTCTGGCAGTTCACCCAGCATGCCGAGGAGTACGTGCAGGCCCCCCTGGTGGGGACCTACCTGCGATGGGTGCGCTTCGTCGGCATCGCGGCCTCGCTCGTGCTGGTGCCCCTGTGGGTGGCCCTGGTGAGCCAAAAGGCCGCCCTGCCGTCCTGGCTGCAGTGGATCGGCCCCCGGGAGCCCGGCATCGTGCCCGTGTGGCTGCAGCTGCTGCTGTTGACCCTGGGGCTCGACATCATCCGCATGGCCCTCATCCACACGCCCACGGCTCTGGCCACCTCCATCGGCCTGGTGGGGGCCGTGCTGCTGGGCCAGTTCGCGGTGGAGGCGGGCCTCTTCACCAACGAGGCCGTCCTCTACTCGGCCCTGGCCGCCATCGGCAGCTTCACGACGCCGGCTCTGGAGTTCGCGCTGGCCGCGCGGCTGTTTCAGTACCCGCTCATCGCACTGGCGGCGTGGCTGGGCCTCGCGGGCCTGGTGGTGGGACTGGTGGGCATGATCTACGTGATGGCCCTGACCCGCTCGTTCTTCCTGCCCTACCTGTGGCCCCTGGCGCCGCTGGACAGGCAGGCCCTGGGGCGTCTGCTGTGGCGCCACCCCATCCCATCGGTGCGTCAGCACCTTGCCCCACGGCCCGATCGGGCCGACCGCTGA
- the lysA gene encoding diaminopimelate decarboxylase, with amino-acid sequence MELELPFDVDVNRDGHLSLGGCDALELAERWGTPLYVVDEQAVRQRCRRYRRALEALPGGGLAVYAAKAFWVGGMARIVAEEGLGADVSSETEVHLALAAGIPPERLVLHGNNKSPSEMELAVRVGVGRVVADSLWELERLGEAAARAGRPLGVLLRIQPGVRAGFHDAMQTGHESSKFGIPVEDGQARQAVVRVMGHPYLELRGYHVHIGSQILELEPYRQAARVVAGFAVQMARELGAPCAEIDMGGGLGARYVAGDRPPSIEALVETVGRVVADVFASAGLAAPALLVEPGRSIVAEAGTTLYRVGAIKRLASGQVVVAVDGGMSDNPRVALYGARYTAVLARDPRGRPEGRPVRIVGRLCESGDVLIEAAPLPSLASGDVLAVLTTGAYHLAMASNYNGLPRPAVVGVSEGRARLWVRRERWEEMTATDEVLARLAPTGPRTSGA; translated from the coding sequence ATGGAGCTGGAGCTGCCGTTCGACGTCGACGTCAACCGGGACGGTCACCTGTCCCTCGGCGGCTGCGACGCGCTGGAGCTGGCGGAGCGATGGGGCACCCCGCTTTACGTGGTCGACGAGCAGGCCGTGCGCCAGCGTTGCCGGCGGTACCGCAGGGCGCTCGAGGCCCTGCCGGGCGGCGGGCTGGCGGTTTACGCGGCCAAGGCCTTCTGGGTGGGGGGCATGGCCCGGATCGTGGCCGAAGAGGGGTTGGGGGCCGACGTCTCGTCGGAGACCGAGGTGCACCTCGCACTGGCAGCCGGCATCCCTCCCGAGCGGCTCGTCCTGCACGGCAACAACAAGAGCCCGTCCGAGATGGAGCTGGCGGTACGCGTCGGCGTCGGCCGGGTGGTGGCCGACAGCCTCTGGGAGCTGGAGCGGCTGGGTGAGGCCGCGGCCCGGGCAGGCCGCCCCCTCGGGGTCTTGCTGCGCATCCAGCCGGGCGTCCGGGCCGGCTTTCACGACGCCATGCAGACGGGACACGAGTCCTCCAAGTTTGGCATCCCCGTCGAGGACGGCCAGGCGCGCCAGGCGGTCGTGCGGGTGATGGGCCACCCGTACCTGGAGCTGCGCGGCTATCACGTCCACATCGGGTCGCAGATCTTGGAGCTGGAGCCCTACCGGCAGGCCGCCCGTGTCGTGGCTGGCTTCGCGGTGCAGATGGCACGGGAGCTGGGGGCGCCGTGCGCCGAGATCGACATGGGTGGGGGGCTTGGAGCCCGCTACGTGGCCGGCGACCGCCCGCCCTCCATCGAAGCCCTGGTGGAGACGGTGGGGCGGGTCGTCGCCGACGTCTTCGCGTCGGCCGGGCTGGCGGCGCCGGCGCTGCTGGTGGAGCCGGGCCGCTCCATCGTGGCCGAGGCGGGCACCACCCTCTACCGGGTCGGCGCCATCAAGCGCCTGGCGTCGGGCCAGGTGGTCGTGGCCGTGGACGGCGGCATGAGCGACAATCCCCGGGTGGCCCTCTACGGCGCCCGCTACACGGCCGTGCTGGCCCGCGATCCGAGAGGCCGGCCCGAGGGGAGGCCCGTGCGGATCGTCGGCCGGCTGTGCGAGTCGGGTGACGTGCTGATCGAGGCCGCGCCGCTGCCATCCCTGGCCAGCGGGGACGTCCTCGCGGTGCTGACCACCGGCGCCTACCATCTCGCCATGGCCTCCAACTACAACGGCCTGCCGAGGCCGGCGGTGGTGGGGGTGAGCGAGGGCCGGGCGCGGCTGTGGGTGCGGCGAGAGCGGTGGGAGGAGATGACGGCGACCGACGAGGTGCTGGCGCGGCTGGCCCCCACGGGCCCCCGCACCTCCGGTGCGTGA
- a CDS encoding CCA tRNA nucleotidyltransferase — protein sequence MGRALPERAWTQALAAEVRPLLEAVADAARRHGTPAYLVGGAVRDWLLGRGPIREADVAVVGDARALAEEAATHLGGRVVAFERFGTVRLVAGGLYVDVATARVERYPAPGALPVPSPARSIEEDLVRRDFSINAMAVPVAGDERALVDPCGGLQDLQARRLRALHPRSFEDDPTRLFRGVRLAVRLDLAIDSTTAAWMRRAIAARAVDTVSAERRGQEVRRALSEQPALPVARAFERWGLWDAACPTWHLAPEAERVLAVLDEEAASFEALLEALAGPSGRQRLWAVRLMAVSGPWLVGPPERVRQRAERLAERLALTRELRESFLQVPTIRRRQRRLAGARRPSTADRLLQDLGPLSRAYLAARGGPSSPDYNWVGWFARVGRHVRPRLTGRDLLALGCPEGPAVGRMQRALRAAVLDGRVRSRADEQRWVRRRLLAWRRASIDSP from the coding sequence ATGGGCCGCGCGCTGCCCGAGCGGGCATGGACGCAGGCCCTGGCCGCAGAGGTGCGGCCCCTGCTGGAGGCCGTGGCCGACGCGGCGCGCCGGCACGGCACGCCGGCCTACCTGGTCGGCGGGGCGGTGCGCGACTGGCTGCTGGGGAGGGGCCCCATCCGGGAGGCCGACGTGGCCGTCGTGGGCGACGCCCGCGCCCTGGCCGAGGAGGCGGCGACGCACCTCGGCGGGCGAGTCGTGGCCTTCGAGCGCTTCGGGACCGTGAGGCTGGTGGCCGGCGGGCTCTACGTCGACGTCGCCACCGCCCGTGTCGAGCGCTACCCCGCCCCGGGGGCGCTGCCGGTGCCGAGCCCGGCTCGCTCCATCGAGGAAGACCTGGTGCGGCGGGACTTCTCCATCAACGCCATGGCGGTGCCCGTGGCCGGCGACGAGCGTGCGCTCGTCGACCCCTGTGGAGGCCTGCAGGACCTGCAGGCCAGGCGCCTGCGAGCGCTGCACCCCCGCTCCTTCGAGGACGACCCCACCCGCCTCTTTCGGGGGGTGCGGCTGGCCGTGCGGCTCGACCTGGCCATCGACTCCACGACCGCTGCCTGGATGCGCCGGGCCATCGCGGCACGGGCCGTCGACACCGTCAGTGCCGAACGCCGCGGCCAGGAGGTGCGCCGGGCGCTGTCGGAGCAGCCGGCCCTGCCGGTGGCACGGGCCTTCGAACGGTGGGGTCTGTGGGACGCCGCCTGCCCGACCTGGCACCTGGCGCCCGAGGCGGAGCGGGTGCTGGCGGTCCTCGACGAGGAGGCGGCCAGCTTCGAGGCGCTGCTCGAGGCCCTGGCGGGGCCGTCGGGGCGGCAACGGCTCTGGGCCGTCCGCCTGATGGCGGTCTCGGGGCCGTGGCTCGTGGGCCCTCCCGAGCGGGTGCGGCAGCGGGCGGAGCGGCTGGCGGAGCGCCTGGCATTGACGCGCGAGCTGCGCGAGAGCTTCCTGCAGGTGCCCACCATCCGCCGCCGCCAGCGCCGGCTCGCCGGTGCCCGCCGGCCCAGCACCGCCGACCGGCTCCTGCAGGACCTGGGCCCGCTGTCACGGGCCTACCTGGCCGCCAGGGGCGGGCCGTCGAGTCCGGATTATAATTGGGTGGGCTGGTTCGCCCGGGTGGGGCGCCACGTGCGCCCCAGGCTGACGGGGCGGGACTTGCTGGCCCTCGGCTGTCCCGAGGGACCCGCCGTCGGCCGCATGCAGCGGGCGCTGCGAGCGGCCGTCCTCGACGGACGCGTGCGGAGCCGGGCCGACGAGCAGCGGTGGGTGAGGCGGAGGCTGCTGGCCTGGCGCCGGGCCTCGATCGATTCGCCGTGA
- a CDS encoding site-2 protease family protein, whose product MLRFALHDPLSLVLWVLAILPAIVLHELAHAVVAYRLGDPTPRYEGRLTLDPRAHIDPIGALMLFLFGFGWARPVNVNPYHFANGRRGMMLVALAGPLANVTLAWLSGLLWEAMLWLPGQGMLGGIGPAVREFFVLSLRVNLWLAAFNLLPIPPLDGSRILAGLVSSRQAVALARMEAYGPLLLVLLIMSGVSQLLLQPIYRILQMLVLAGRL is encoded by the coding sequence ATGCTGAGGTTTGCCCTCCACGATCCCCTGTCGCTGGTGCTGTGGGTGCTGGCCATCCTCCCGGCCATCGTCCTGCACGAGCTGGCTCACGCCGTCGTGGCCTACCGGCTGGGGGACCCCACCCCGCGCTACGAGGGGCGACTCACCCTGGATCCCAGGGCCCACATCGACCCCATCGGGGCACTGATGCTCTTCCTGTTCGGATTCGGCTGGGCGCGCCCGGTCAACGTCAACCCCTACCACTTCGCCAACGGCCGGCGGGGCATGATGCTGGTGGCGCTGGCAGGGCCACTGGCCAACGTGACGCTGGCCTGGCTCAGCGGCCTGCTGTGGGAGGCCATGTTGTGGCTGCCCGGGCAGGGAATGCTGGGTGGCATCGGGCCAGCGGTGCGAGAGTTCTTCGTCTTGAGCCTGCGGGTCAACCTGTGGCTGGCGGCCTTCAACCTGCTCCCCATCCCGCCGCTGGACGGCTCCCGCATCCTGGCGGGCTTGGTCTCGTCGCGCCAGGCGGTGGCCCTGGCCCGCATGGAGGCGTACGGCCCCCTGTTGCTGGTGCTGCTCATCATGAGCGGCGTCTCCCAACTGCTGCTGCAGCCCATCTACCGCATCTTGCAGATGCTGGTGCTGGCCGGCCGTCTCTGA
- the scpB gene encoding SMC-Scp complex subunit ScpB, with protein sequence MDPASVLSDDAAACEAVLFATARPLSLEDLARALGTEPERVRQALEELRRLLDETGRGIQLVEVAEGFQLVTRARFFGALRQVVGAVRRPSLSAAAMETLAIVAYRQPVSRAEIEDLRGVNSEAAIGTLLERGLIEVAHRAPTPGRPVYYRTTRRFLELFGLRSLDELPPLEAWGMGEGPAAKTSP encoded by the coding sequence GTGGATCCAGCGTCGGTCCTGAGCGACGATGCCGCTGCCTGCGAGGCGGTGCTCTTCGCCACGGCCCGCCCGCTGTCGTTGGAGGATCTGGCCCGAGCGCTCGGCACGGAGCCGGAGCGGGTCCGGCAGGCGCTCGAAGAGCTGAGGCGGCTGCTGGACGAGACGGGACGGGGCATCCAGCTGGTGGAGGTGGCGGAGGGCTTCCAGCTCGTGACCCGGGCCCGTTTCTTCGGCGCGCTGCGGCAGGTGGTCGGCGCCGTGCGGCGGCCGTCGCTGTCTGCGGCGGCCATGGAGACGCTCGCCATCGTCGCCTACCGGCAGCCCGTGAGCCGCGCCGAGATCGAAGACCTGCGCGGCGTCAACTCCGAGGCGGCCATCGGCACGCTGCTGGAGCGGGGCCTCATCGAGGTGGCGCACCGGGCCCCGACCCCCGGCCGCCCCGTCTACTACCGCACTACCCGGCGCTTCCTCGAGCTGTTTGGGCTGCGCTCCCTCGACGAGCTGCCCCCGCTGGAGGCATGGGGCATGGGAGAGGGCCCGGCTGCGAAGACTAGCCCCTGA
- the ytfJ gene encoding GerW family sporulation protein yields MGASAQQQAHVSGGATHPIDALMRTAMESIKSMVDVNTILGVPVEAPDGTVIIPVSRVSFGFVAGGSEFEATERQGAFPFGGGSGAGVSLHPVAFLVVGQGQVRLLPVSERALYDRLLDMAPRVVEQLQRWAGLDGQAAATAQRDGAEGQGGAAQGARREDGDARRAQGPPSDEGRRSHVTLPFE; encoded by the coding sequence ATGGGGGCGTCCGCCCAGCAGCAGGCGCACGTGTCGGGTGGAGCGACGCATCCCATCGATGCCCTGATGCGCACCGCCATGGAGAGTATCAAGTCCATGGTGGACGTCAACACCATCCTGGGGGTCCCGGTGGAGGCCCCCGACGGCACGGTCATCATCCCGGTCTCCCGGGTCTCGTTCGGCTTCGTCGCCGGCGGCTCCGAGTTCGAGGCGACCGAGCGCCAGGGGGCCTTTCCCTTCGGCGGGGGCAGCGGGGCGGGGGTCAGCCTGCACCCGGTGGCCTTCCTGGTGGTGGGCCAGGGCCAGGTGCGGCTGCTGCCCGTCTCGGAGCGGGCCTTGTACGACCGGCTGCTGGACATGGCGCCGCGGGTGGTGGAGCAGCTGCAGAGGTGGGCCGGGCTGGACGGTCAGGCGGCCGCGACCGCGCAACGGGACGGGGCCGAGGGCCAGGGAGGCGCCGCACAGGGTGCGAGGCGAGAGGATGGCGATGCCCGGCGAGCCCAGGGCCCGCCCTCCGACGAGGGCCGACGCAGCCATGTGACGCTGCCGTTCGAGTGA